From one Chryseobacterium sp. 3008163 genomic stretch:
- a CDS encoding winged helix-turn-helix transcriptional regulator — translation MSESKGNQTDNKAFTEDCHKVLMAVSDALYAIGGKWKLMIIIAMARGNKRFTEIQRQVSGISARVLSSELKELEMNGFIIKKVENGYPVSIEYELLPYSHTLEEVVGAMTKWGMQHREKVKAEMGSEKSKKQ, via the coding sequence ATGTCAGAATCAAAAGGAAATCAAACAGATAACAAGGCATTTACTGAAGATTGTCATAAGGTTTTAATGGCAGTTTCGGATGCATTATATGCCATCGGTGGCAAATGGAAACTGATGATTATCATCGCAATGGCAAGAGGAAACAAGCGTTTTACAGAAATTCAGCGTCAAGTCAGCGGAATTTCTGCAAGAGTACTTTCCAGCGAACTGAAGGAACTGGAAATGAATGGTTTTATCATCAAAAAAGTAGAAAATGGTTATCCCGTAAGTATAGAATATGAGCTTCTACCCTACAGCCATACTTTGGAAGAGGTCGTAGGTGCAATGACAAAATGGGGAATGCAGCATCGGGAAAAAGTAAAAGCCGAAATGGGTTCGGAAAAATCTAAAAAACAATAA
- a CDS encoding nuclear transport factor 2 family protein, producing MTLEILKTKQDLRELIDNYAYLSDEWKISEVMDLFTLDVTYKVFMGGALVADVSGRENMESDFNLHASQVKTYFTLNGQHTVKIDGETATGISFSQIKMIREANGKDVLTDYSVKYEDFYVFQNGKWLIKDRIGYFVIIESRAIS from the coding sequence ATGACATTAGAAATTTTAAAAACAAAACAAGATTTAAGAGAATTGATTGACAATTATGCGTACCTAAGTGATGAGTGGAAAATCTCTGAGGTGATGGATTTGTTTACTCTTGATGTCACGTACAAAGTCTTTATGGGTGGTGCTTTGGTTGCAGATGTTTCGGGAAGAGAAAATATGGAAAGTGATTTTAATCTGCACGCTTCACAAGTAAAAACCTATTTCACATTGAACGGACAACATACCGTGAAAATCGACGGCGAAACAGCTACAGGCATTTCTTTTTCTCAGATTAAAATGATTCGTGAAGCTAACGGAAAGGATGTTTTAACGGATTACAGTGTGAAGTATGAAGACTTTTACGTTTTCCAAAACGGCAAATGGCTGATTAAAGACAGAATTGGATATTTTGTGATAATTGAGTCGAGAGCTATTTCATAA